A single genomic interval of candidate division WOR-3 bacterium harbors:
- a CDS encoding PDZ domain-containing protein: MSPAMLIALGIEHGVLISDVIENSPAVKAGIRTGDVIVEFDGKPVHDIDSLRKIVRARPGVVVEMVIVRQLKRLKIKVQIGIRSGVMSSKTEFKPQFPLRDIYRSLLEIFKKVEPQLQTGKMMYQQSLDSIRVEIERLKKELEALKEKLEAEKIER, from the coding sequence ATGAGTCCAGCAATGCTTATTGCTTTAGGAATCGAACACGGCGTGTTGATTAGCGATGTAATTGAAAATAGTCCGGCGGTAAAAGCGGGCATAAGAACAGGAGATGTGATTGTAGAATTCGATGGCAAGCCAGTTCATGATATTGATAGCTTACGTAAGATTGTTCGGGCGCGTCCGGGAGTAGTTGTTGAAATGGTAATTGTTCGGCAACTAAAACGGCTGAAAATAAAGGTTCAAATTGGAATACGGTCAGGGGTTATGAGTAGTAAAACCGAATTCAAGCCGCAGTTTCCTTTACGCGATATATACCGTTCGCTCCTTGAAATCTTTAAGAAAGTTGAACCTCAGTTGCAGACCGGGAAAATGATGTATCAACAGTCGCTTGATTCAATCCGAGTGGAAATTGAGCGGTTGAAGAAGGAACTGGAAGCATTAAAGGAAAAATTGGAGGCGGAAAAGATAGAAAGATAA